The Leifsonia williamsii genome includes a region encoding these proteins:
- a CDS encoding DNA-formamidopyrimidine glycosylase family protein, which produces MPEGDTVYRAARRLNDALAGKVLTATDFRVPAYATVDLSGDRVDEVVSRGKHLLMRVGEHTIHSHLKMEGSWELYPAGGRWRHPAHQARAVLRTADTDAVGFLLGILEVLPRNQEEEAVGYLGPDLLGPDWDAAEAVRRVEAHPEVPVAVALLDQRNLAGLGNEYVNELCFLRGMLPTRPVSDADIPAAVALGHRMIVANRNRPVRVTTGDTRRGKSSWVYGRKGQPCRRCGTPIQRSELGRTELEERVTYFCPVCQT; this is translated from the coding sequence AGACACCGTCTACCGGGCGGCGCGGAGGCTCAATGACGCGCTGGCCGGAAAAGTGCTGACCGCGACCGACTTCCGGGTACCCGCGTACGCGACCGTCGACCTCTCCGGCGACCGGGTCGACGAGGTGGTGAGCCGCGGCAAGCACCTGCTGATGCGCGTGGGTGAGCACACCATCCACAGCCACCTGAAGATGGAGGGCTCGTGGGAGCTGTACCCGGCCGGCGGCCGCTGGCGGCATCCCGCGCACCAGGCCCGCGCCGTGCTGCGGACCGCGGACACCGACGCGGTCGGCTTCCTGCTCGGGATCCTGGAGGTGCTGCCGCGGAATCAAGAGGAGGAGGCGGTCGGCTATCTCGGCCCCGACCTCCTCGGCCCCGACTGGGATGCGGCGGAGGCGGTGCGCCGGGTGGAGGCGCACCCCGAGGTGCCGGTCGCCGTCGCCCTGCTCGACCAGCGCAACCTGGCGGGCCTCGGCAACGAGTACGTCAACGAGCTGTGCTTCCTGCGCGGGATGCTGCCGACCCGGCCGGTGAGCGACGCGGACATCCCTGCGGCGGTCGCGCTGGGCCACCGGATGATCGTCGCGAACCGCAACCGGCCGGTTCGCGTGACCACCGGCGACACGCGGCGCGGCAAGTCGAGCTGGGTGTACGGCCGCAAGGGGCAGCCGTGCCGGCGGTGCGGGACGCCCATCCAGCGCTCGGAGCTCGGCCGCACGGAGCTGGAGGAGCGCGTCACCTACTTCTGCCCGGTCTGCCAGACCTGA
- a CDS encoding NADPH-dependent FMN reductase, which translates to MTRIAIIIGSTRPGRNGEAVARWVHEHAAKRTGVEYELVDLKDWDLPHLDEAMPAAMGQYAGEHTKAWAAKIDEFDGYIFVTPEYNHSTSGALKNAIDYVGAEWFNKAAGFVSYGVFGGARAVEHLRLVLSQLQVATVSAHVGLSLAHDFENWALKPTQQQEAALTPLFDQVESWSRALETVRAESAAESAAA; encoded by the coding sequence ATGACCAGGATCGCCATCATCATCGGCAGCACCCGCCCCGGACGCAACGGCGAGGCCGTCGCCCGCTGGGTCCACGAGCACGCCGCGAAGCGCACGGGCGTCGAGTACGAGCTCGTCGACCTCAAGGACTGGGACCTGCCGCACCTCGACGAGGCGATGCCCGCCGCGATGGGCCAGTACGCCGGCGAGCACACCAAGGCGTGGGCTGCGAAGATCGACGAGTTCGACGGCTACATCTTCGTCACCCCCGAGTACAACCACAGCACCTCCGGCGCGCTCAAGAACGCGATCGACTACGTCGGCGCCGAGTGGTTCAACAAGGCGGCCGGCTTCGTCAGCTACGGCGTCTTCGGCGGCGCCCGCGCTGTCGAGCACCTGCGCCTCGTGCTCTCGCAGCTCCAGGTCGCGACCGTCAGCGCCCACGTGGGCCTGAGCCTCGCCCACGACTTCGAGAACTGGGCGCTCAAGCCGACGCAGCAGCAGGAGGCCGCGCTCACCCCGCTCTTCGACCAGGTCGAGTCCTGGTCGCGCGCGCTCGAGACCGTGCGCGCCGAATCCGCCGCGGAGTCCGCCGCCGCGTAA
- a CDS encoding MarR family winged helix-turn-helix transcriptional regulator: protein MATARTRPDPRKLSDDELRLFHEFYLMRRGFDRALDQQLQRDAGISISELEVLMALIRSPGRRLRVRDLVAATGWEKSRVSHQVTRMEARGFVERQDCAEDRRASWIHLTGDGRRKVVRVLPEHTATIRRILYDALSPEQQEELLAISTRMTEAMGREPGAEPEDVVVPGVQEAAG, encoded by the coding sequence ATGGCCACCGCGCGCACCCGGCCCGACCCGCGCAAGCTCAGCGACGACGAGCTGCGGCTGTTCCATGAGTTCTATCTCATGCGCCGCGGGTTCGACCGGGCGCTCGACCAGCAGCTCCAGCGCGACGCCGGCATCTCCATCTCCGAGCTGGAGGTGCTGATGGCGCTGATCCGCTCCCCCGGCCGTCGTCTCCGTGTGCGCGACCTCGTCGCGGCGACCGGGTGGGAGAAGAGCCGCGTCTCGCACCAGGTCACCCGGATGGAGGCGCGGGGCTTCGTCGAGCGGCAGGACTGCGCCGAGGACCGCCGGGCCAGCTGGATCCACCTGACCGGCGACGGGCGCCGCAAGGTCGTCCGGGTGCTGCCGGAGCACACGGCGACCATCCGCCGCATCCTCTACGACGCCCTCAGCCCGGAGCAGCAGGAGGAGCTGCTCGCCATCTCCACCCGCATGACGGAGGCGATGGGCCGCGAGCCGGGCGCGGAGCCCGAGGACGTCGTCGTTCCGGGCGTCCAGGAGGCAGCCGGCTGA
- a CDS encoding LCP family protein, translated as MRRPTDPASGPGADRPGSARGDSVDPATAVFGRVPDADPRRPVRATRPASRVPAGAGGGAGAVSGGASGAAGSPFDDLGLGGGNSGGSGGGNGRGGRGGRGGDGGRGDGGGGDDSGRGDGSTPPPGKRPRRRRAKRIIAWTAAALAVILVVVGGYAAYSYFRFVGGVTHVDVIGKKGNDVDGQDQNILLVGDDHRPDNATPEQLAQLSTTEDGGSTNTDTMMILHLPADGKSATLISLPRDSWVDVPGHGMNKLNSAFSLGGGATDPTAGAKLLIDTVQNLTGLSIDHYVRVSLLGFYTIADALGPVQVCLNEAVDDPYSGANFPAGVSTLNAQQALSFVRQRHGLPRGDLDRVVRQQYFLSVEAHKALSAGTLLNPGKLTKVLDAVSGSLETDPGLNFLQLAAQMQGLTGGKIQSATIPISGTPTIDVDGDEISVVEVDTAAMPAFIQSLMGTPGDYEKATAAKPADTTVTVLNGGSADGAATTATQTLAAAGFKTGAPGDADTTATTTIQYPKGQEAQAKAVAAFVPGAVVQETGSVSGVTLVLGDDGIMPAAPATGDAGAAPAPAPAPAATPTSPAQSYSDQVCIN; from the coding sequence GTGAGACGCCCGACTGATCCCGCCTCCGGCCCCGGTGCCGACCGCCCCGGTTCCGCCCGGGGCGACTCCGTCGACCCCGCGACCGCGGTGTTCGGGCGCGTGCCCGACGCCGATCCCCGCCGCCCGGTCCGCGCGACGCGACCGGCGTCGCGGGTGCCGGCGGGTGCGGGCGGCGGCGCAGGTGCGGTGAGCGGAGGCGCGAGCGGCGCGGCGGGCTCGCCCTTCGACGACCTCGGCCTCGGCGGCGGCAACAGTGGCGGCAGCGGCGGCGGCAACGGCCGGGGCGGACGCGGCGGTCGCGGCGGAGACGGCGGACGCGGCGACGGCGGAGGCGGCGACGACTCCGGCCGCGGCGACGGCTCCACCCCGCCTCCCGGCAAGCGTCCGCGGCGTCGTCGCGCCAAGCGCATCATCGCGTGGACGGCCGCCGCGCTGGCCGTGATCCTCGTGGTCGTCGGCGGGTACGCGGCGTACAGCTACTTCCGCTTCGTGGGCGGCGTGACCCACGTCGACGTGATCGGCAAGAAGGGCAACGACGTCGACGGGCAGGACCAGAACATCCTGCTGGTGGGCGACGACCACCGGCCCGACAACGCGACGCCCGAGCAGCTCGCCCAGCTCAGCACCACCGAGGACGGCGGCAGCACCAACACCGACACGATGATGATCCTGCACCTCCCGGCGGACGGGAAGTCGGCGACCCTCATCTCCCTCCCCCGCGACTCCTGGGTGGATGTGCCGGGGCACGGGATGAACAAGCTCAACTCCGCCTTCTCGCTCGGAGGCGGCGCGACCGATCCGACGGCCGGCGCGAAGCTGCTGATCGACACCGTGCAGAACCTCACCGGCCTCTCGATCGATCACTACGTGCGCGTCTCGCTGCTCGGCTTCTACACGATCGCCGACGCGCTCGGGCCGGTGCAGGTCTGCCTCAACGAGGCCGTGGACGACCCGTACTCGGGCGCGAACTTCCCGGCGGGCGTGTCGACGCTGAACGCGCAGCAGGCGCTCTCGTTCGTGCGCCAGCGGCACGGGCTGCCGCGCGGCGACCTCGACCGCGTGGTGCGGCAGCAGTACTTCCTCTCGGTGGAGGCGCACAAGGCCCTCTCCGCCGGCACGCTGCTGAACCCGGGCAAGCTGACGAAGGTGCTCGACGCGGTCAGCGGGTCGCTCGAGACCGATCCCGGGCTCAACTTCCTGCAGCTCGCGGCGCAGATGCAGGGACTCACCGGCGGCAAGATCCAGTCGGCGACCATCCCGATCTCCGGCACGCCGACGATCGACGTCGACGGCGACGAGATCTCGGTGGTGGAGGTCGACACGGCCGCGATGCCCGCGTTCATCCAGAGCCTGATGGGCACGCCCGGCGACTATGAGAAGGCGACCGCGGCGAAGCCCGCCGACACGACGGTGACCGTGCTCAACGGCGGCAGCGCGGACGGCGCGGCGACCACCGCGACGCAGACCCTCGCCGCAGCCGGGTTCAAGACGGGCGCGCCCGGAGACGCGGACACGACGGCGACCACGACCATCCAGTACCCGAAGGGCCAGGAGGCGCAGGCGAAGGCGGTCGCCGCCTTCGTGCCGGGCGCGGTCGTGCAGGAGACCGGCTCGGTGAGCGGCGTGACGCTGGTGCTCGGCGACGACGGCATCATGCCGGCCGCGCCGGCCACCGGCGACGCCGGTGCGGCGCCCGCCCCGGCTCCCGCGCCCGCCGCGACCCCGACCTCCCCGGCCCAGTCCTACTCGGACCAGGTCTGCATCAACTAG
- the poxB gene encoding ubiquinone-dependent pyruvate dehydrogenase, which yields MTTVADTIVEILHDAGVNRVYGIPGDSLNGFTDALRRSGEVAWEHVRHEEAAAFAASAEAALTGGLAVCAGSCGPGNTHLINGLYDANRSRVPVLAIAAQIPQAEIGTGYFQETHPQELFREASVYTELVSQPEQLPRILEIAMRAAVEKRGVAVIVIPGEIFLADAAGRRKSAPIVEAPRVTRPSDAELQSAADILNAAKKVTILAGAGVEGAHSELISIAKALQAPVVHAMRGKEFVEYDNPYDVGMTGLLGFSSGYRAMEACDALLMLGTDFPYPQFYPSKAKIIQVDIRGEVLGRRTPLDLGLVGSVKDTVKALLPLLSERSDSKHLDASTNHYAKARKSLDELAVNDRNRQPIHPQYVARLVSELASEDAVFIPDVGSPVVWAARYLKMNGRRRLIGSFTHGSMANALPQAIGAQTAFPGRQVVALAGDGGLAMLLGELLTLRQNKLPVKIVVFNNSSLNFVEVEMKAAGFVNYGTGLENPDFAKVAQAIGLYGRRVEEPDDLEGALREAFAHDGPALIDVVTARQELSIPPAITAKQVSGFTLYALRTIMSGRGDELIDLADTNVFRRLFD from the coding sequence ATGACCACCGTCGCCGACACCATCGTCGAGATCCTCCACGACGCGGGGGTGAACCGCGTCTACGGGATCCCCGGCGACTCCCTCAACGGGTTCACCGACGCGCTGCGCCGCTCGGGCGAGGTCGCGTGGGAGCATGTGCGGCACGAGGAGGCCGCGGCGTTCGCGGCGTCGGCGGAGGCGGCGCTCACCGGCGGTCTCGCCGTCTGCGCCGGCAGCTGCGGGCCCGGCAACACGCACCTGATCAACGGGCTGTACGACGCAAACCGCAGCCGCGTGCCCGTGCTCGCGATCGCGGCGCAGATCCCGCAGGCCGAGATCGGCACCGGCTACTTCCAGGAGACGCACCCGCAGGAGCTGTTCCGCGAGGCGTCCGTCTACACCGAGCTGGTCAGCCAGCCGGAGCAGCTGCCGCGCATCCTGGAGATCGCGATGCGCGCAGCGGTCGAGAAGCGCGGCGTCGCCGTCATCGTCATCCCGGGCGAGATCTTCCTCGCCGACGCCGCCGGCCGCCGCAAGTCCGCCCCCATCGTGGAGGCGCCGCGCGTCACCCGCCCCTCCGACGCCGAGCTGCAGTCCGCCGCCGACATCCTCAACGCGGCCAAGAAGGTGACGATCCTCGCCGGCGCGGGTGTCGAGGGCGCGCATTCCGAGCTGATCTCGATCGCGAAGGCGCTCCAGGCTCCCGTCGTCCACGCCATGCGCGGCAAGGAGTTCGTCGAGTACGACAACCCCTACGACGTCGGCATGACCGGCCTGCTCGGCTTCTCCTCCGGCTACCGGGCGATGGAGGCGTGCGACGCGCTGCTCATGCTCGGCACCGACTTCCCGTACCCGCAGTTCTACCCGTCCAAGGCGAAGATCATCCAGGTCGACATCCGCGGCGAGGTCCTCGGCCGCCGCACGCCGCTCGACCTCGGGCTGGTCGGCAGCGTCAAGGACACGGTGAAGGCGCTGCTCCCGCTGCTGTCGGAGCGCTCCGACAGCAAGCATCTCGACGCCTCCACCAACCACTACGCCAAGGCCCGCAAGAGTCTCGACGAGCTGGCCGTCAACGACCGCAACCGCCAGCCCATCCACCCCCAGTACGTCGCCCGGCTGGTCAGCGAGCTCGCCAGCGAGGACGCGGTGTTCATCCCCGACGTCGGCTCGCCCGTCGTCTGGGCGGCGCGCTACCTGAAGATGAACGGCCGGCGGAGGCTGATCGGGTCGTTCACGCACGGCTCGATGGCGAACGCGCTGCCGCAGGCCATCGGCGCGCAGACCGCCTTCCCCGGCCGGCAGGTGGTGGCGCTCGCCGGAGACGGCGGCCTCGCGATGCTGCTCGGCGAGCTGCTGACGCTGCGGCAGAACAAGCTGCCGGTGAAGATCGTGGTGTTCAACAACTCCTCGCTGAACTTCGTCGAGGTGGAGATGAAGGCCGCCGGCTTCGTCAACTACGGCACCGGCCTCGAGAACCCCGACTTCGCGAAGGTCGCGCAGGCGATCGGCCTGTACGGCCGGCGGGTGGAGGAGCCGGACGACCTCGAGGGCGCCCTGCGCGAGGCGTTCGCGCACGACGGTCCCGCCCTGATCGACGTGGTGACCGCCCGGCAGGAGCTCAGCATCCCGCCGGCGATCACCGCGAAGCAGGTCAGCGGCTTCACCCTCTACGCGCTGCGCACGATCATGTCCGGCCGCGGCGACGAGCTCATCGACCTCGCCGACACGAACGTCTTCCGCCGCCTCTTCGACTGA